In Clostridium sporogenes, one genomic interval encodes:
- a CDS encoding M24 family metallopeptidase, translated as MNKKFTLELTNRIKHLQSNLVKEKLDAYILTAEESLLYFTGMSYKPEERVFFMIIPAKGCPIFLTPKLEEKHLSKIEVECKIISYWEATSCPGENWYDILKDIMKPYKRVGIENTTSYNILSNIDVNEMVILDLVNEMRKIKTPYEIEMIRKTAKFSDIGMERILKNAYIDATVLEMFSLSNKIQQQLIKEKDYDPIVTSLTSCVWPSPNSSMPHSIPNLADKLVEGSNVAMCYYKINGYASECERTFFLKEPKNGEIEHFNNMMNARDIALKLIKPGVKCSEIDIKVREYLFKTRYSDSLLHRTGHGIGLSNHELPFISVGDDEILKENMVISIEPGIYIDGVGGYRHSDTILITKDGYELLTKFPIDINSLTIKNNNTESKIKGKFIRRALKID; from the coding sequence ATGAATAAAAAATTTACTTTGGAACTTACAAATAGAATAAAACACTTACAATCAAATTTAGTAAAAGAAAAGCTGGATGCATATATTTTAACAGCGGAAGAAAGTTTACTTTATTTTACAGGAATGTCATATAAACCGGAGGAAAGAGTGTTTTTTATGATTATTCCTGCAAAGGGATGTCCAATATTCCTAACTCCTAAGCTAGAAGAAAAACATCTAAGCAAAATTGAAGTTGAATGTAAAATAATATCTTATTGGGAGGCTACATCTTGTCCAGGAGAAAACTGGTATGATATTTTGAAAGATATAATGAAACCATATAAAAGAGTTGGAATAGAGAATACAACTAGTTATAATATTCTTAGTAATATTGATGTAAATGAAATGGTAATATTGGATTTAGTAAATGAAATGCGTAAGATTAAAACACCATATGAAATTGAAATGATTAGAAAAACAGCTAAATTTTCAGATATAGGAATGGAAAGAATACTAAAGAATGCTTATATAGATGCTACAGTATTAGAAATGTTTAGCCTTTCTAATAAAATTCAACAACAATTAATAAAGGAGAAGGATTATGATCCAATTGTAACATCATTAACTTCTTGTGTTTGGCCATCTCCGAATAGTTCAATGCCACATAGTATTCCAAATTTAGCAGATAAATTAGTAGAAGGATCTAATGTGGCAATGTGTTACTACAAAATTAATGGATATGCATCAGAATGTGAGAGGACCTTTTTCTTAAAGGAGCCTAAAAATGGAGAAATTGAGCATTTTAATAATATGATGAATGCAAGAGACATAGCTTTAAAACTTATAAAACCAGGGGTTAAATGTTCAGAAATTGATATAAAAGTGCGAGAATATCTTTTTAAAACAAGATATAGTGATAGTTTATTACATAGAACTGGTCATGGAATCGGTTTAAGTAATCATGAATTACCATTTATTTCTGTTGGTGATGATGAAATATTAAAAGAAAATATGGTTATAAGTATTGAACCAGGGATATATATTGATGGAGTAGGTGGGTATAGGCATTCAGATACAATTTTAATTACAAAAGATGGTTATGAATTACTTACTAAATTTCCAATAGATATAAATTCCCTTACTATTAAGAATAATAATACAGA